The following nucleotide sequence is from Caldicellulosiruptor saccharolyticus DSM 8903.
TCATATGGGACTTGTTGAAGCTGTAATACCGCTTTTTTTCAATAATAGCTATATAGGTGCACTTTTTATAGGACAGATTTTGTTAGAGCCCCCAACCGAAGAGATGTGGCAGGAAGTTTTTAAAAAGATAAAAGACCAACCACTTGATATTGAAGCTGCAAGAAGAAGTTTTTTTAACCTTACTCATATAGACCATGAAAAGCTCCAAAGTGTACTCGACATGATGCACATTGTTGCAAAGTACATCTTAGACTCTGAGATGATCAGAATATCTTCACTGTCGTCAATTGAAAAGATAATCGAATACATCAAAAACCACTATATGGAAGACATAACCTTAGATGATTTGGCAAAGATGGTGTATCTATCACCAACATACTTGAGTTATCTTTTCAAAAAGCAGCTTGGGATAACATTTAAAGAGTATCTTATTAACATAAGACTTAAGAAATCAAAAGAACTCATTGAAACAACAGACCTTTCAATCGGAGAAATTTCAAAAATGGTTGGTATAGAAGACCAGAATTATTTTAGTAGACTTTTTAAGAAAAAATTTGGTGTCTCGCCGCTGAATTACAAGAAGGATAAATATATTTACGATATATATAAAAAAAATGCTAATACATAAAAAAGAAGTGCATTTAAATTGCACTTCTTTTTTTTTAGAATGAAAATTAGGAAAAAGCTAAAAAATAATTTAAAAACATGGGGGAGAAAAAATGGCAGAACTAAGGTGGAATCCACTTTTACGTGACTGGGTGATGATTGCATCACACAGGCAAGAAAGACCTCAAATGCCGAAAGACTGGTGTCCTTTTTGCCCTGGTTCTGGCAGAGTACCAGAAACTTACGACGTTTTAAAGTATAACAATGATTTTCCGGCACTTATGCAAAATCCACCAGAACCTGATCCTGTGGCAACCAATTTTTATAAAGTGGCTCCTGCTTATGGAAAGTGTGAGGTCATTTTGTACTCACCAAATCACACAATAACATTACCTGAGCTGAGTGTTCAGCATATTCGAAAGCTTGTAGACCTGTGGGTTGAAAGGTTTGAAGCCTTGAGAAAAGATCCAAATATAAAGTTTATATTCATCTTTGAAAACAGAGGCGAGATTGTGGGTGTTACAATGCCACATCCACATGGACAAATATATGGCTATTCATGGATTCCACTAAAGATTTTACGTGAACTTGAAAGTGCTGAGATGCACTATAATTCTTACAACGAGTGCCTAATCTGTAGAATTGACAAAGAAGAGATGGAATTTAAAAAAAGAATAATTATTGAAAATGAACACTTTGTGACATACCTTCCTTTCTTTACAGAGTATCCATATGGTGTGTTTATCTCACCAAAACGCCATGTTGGAACAATATCAGAATTTACAGATGATGAAAAGAACAATTTTGCAAAGATTTTGAAAGAAACTACAGGTACACTTGACAGCTTGTTTGACTATCAATTTCCGTATATGATGTGTTTTCACCAGCTACCTGTAAATGTTGACAAGAACTATTCAAGCTTCTATCATTTTCACGTTGAATTTTATCCGCCGATGCGTTCAAAAGACAAACAAAAGTTCAATGCATCAAGCGAGACAGGCGCATGGGCACCGTGCAATACAACATCGCCCGAAGAAAAAGCAGAAGAGTTAAGACAGGCGTACAAGAAATTTTTGGACAAAATG
It contains:
- a CDS encoding PocR ligand-binding domain-containing protein: MDFKEIIKYDDLISVLDNFSYITGISANFLTADNQWVENKKKGTCGFCMLMKQYYQNGEACRNSDLAGAQTAQKKKGVHVYRCHMGLVEAVIPLFFNNSYIGALFIGQILLEPPTEEMWQEVFKKIKDQPLDIEAARRSFFNLTHIDHEKLQSVLDMMHIVAKYILDSEMIRISSLSSIEKIIEYIKNHYMEDITLDDLAKMVYLSPTYLSYLFKKQLGITFKEYLINIRLKKSKELIETTDLSIGEISKMVGIEDQNYFSRLFKKKFGVSPLNYKKDKYIYDIYKKNANT
- the galT gene encoding galactose-1-phosphate uridylyltransferase, whose amino-acid sequence is MAELRWNPLLRDWVMIASHRQERPQMPKDWCPFCPGSGRVPETYDVLKYNNDFPALMQNPPEPDPVATNFYKVAPAYGKCEVILYSPNHTITLPELSVQHIRKLVDLWVERFEALRKDPNIKFIFIFENRGEIVGVTMPHPHGQIYGYSWIPLKILRELESAEMHYNSYNECLICRIDKEEMEFKKRIIIENEHFVTYLPFFTEYPYGVFISPKRHVGTISEFTDDEKNNFAKILKETTGTLDSLFDYQFPYMMCFHQLPVNVDKNYSSFYHFHVEFYPPMRSKDKQKFNASSETGAWAPCNTTSPEEKAEELRQAYKKFLDKMQGGK